Proteins from a genomic interval of Maridesulfovibrio bastinii DSM 16055:
- a CDS encoding CoA-binding protein, whose protein sequence is MLYDDKELAGLLAEVKSIAIIGAVDKPGRPVDSVGRYLIDSGFKIFPVHPKRTNVWGLETFPSILDIPEPIDIVDLFRAANFCPDHANEVLQLKQLPSIFWMQSGIFCSEAKEILSTTPVKIIENRCLMVEHQRLVNK, encoded by the coding sequence TTGCTTTACGATGATAAAGAGCTAGCTGGACTTCTAGCAGAGGTCAAGAGCATTGCAATCATAGGAGCTGTAGATAAACCGGGACGTCCGGTTGACAGTGTGGGCAGGTATCTTATTGACTCCGGTTTTAAAATTTTTCCTGTTCATCCTAAACGGACAAACGTCTGGGGGCTTGAAACCTTCCCTTCAATTCTGGATATTCCTGAACCAATTGATATTGTAGATTTGTTCAGAGCAGCAAATTTCTGCCCCGACCACGCAAACGAAGTGTTGCAACTAAAGCAACTCCCGAGTATTTTCTGGATGCAGTCCGGGATATTCTGTTCCGAAGCCAAAGAAATACTCTCCACTACCCCAGTTAAAATTATTGAAAACCGTTGTCTGATGGTTGAACACCAAAGGTTGGTTAATAAATAA
- a CDS encoding YkgJ family cysteine cluster protein: MTLAFECKMCGHCCKGKGGIILTSKDRSRLAEHLKISPEELIEKYTEKINGKIRLICGEDDYCIFFSEGCSVHPGRPDICRAWPFFRGNLIDETSWEMIQEYCPGVEAKAGHKEFVRQGKEYIKQEGLRQHDPDIAPNALITDPE, translated from the coding sequence ATGACATTAGCTTTTGAATGTAAAATGTGCGGTCACTGCTGCAAAGGCAAAGGTGGAATAATCCTCACATCCAAAGACCGCAGCAGGCTTGCTGAGCACCTTAAAATCAGCCCTGAAGAACTCATCGAAAAATATACGGAAAAAATAAACGGTAAAATAAGACTTATCTGCGGTGAAGACGACTACTGCATTTTTTTCAGCGAGGGCTGCTCTGTTCATCCGGGAAGACCGGATATCTGCCGTGCATGGCCTTTCTTCCGCGGAAATTTAATTGATGAAACTAGTTGGGAGATGATTCAGGAATACTGTCCCGGAGTTGAGGCTAAAGCCGGGCATAAGGAATTTGTTCGTCAGGGCAAAGAATACATCAAGCAGGAAGGATTACGTCAGCATGACCCTGACATTGCCCCCAATGCACTAATCACCGACCCGGAATAA